The region AATAAACGAACATTCGTAAACATCTGACCTGGCCTATTCTGTTTAACGTGACCAGTTAATGCAAAACTGAAGTACGTcgggaattttttcatgtgcttATTAGATATATCCAAATAACTAAGGGTTTGGCACCTTTGGCCCGTTACCAAGGCAACCAACATGGTCAATTTTAATGTGAGGTCTTTCAGGTGGAGTTCCTTGAGGGGGTTGGCCTGTTCTAACGCCTGCAGCACTTGATCAACCGGCCAAATTTCTGAAAACTTGGGAGTGGGTGGTTTCTCTTGGAAAACTCCCTTTATGTAGCGACATACTAAGGGATGTTTCCCAATAGCGTCACTCTCGGAATGAGCTTGGGAACTCAGGCACAAAGCAGATAAAGCCGATCTTGCGGTATTGAGGGAGGAGTAGCTGTAGCCTTGAGTATATAAATGGTGAAGGAATTCCAACACTAGCGGTACAGAGGAAGACAGGGAATTTGTTTGCCTTGACAAACAAAACTCAGTCCATTTCTTGAGGAACACGTTGTACTGTTTAATGGTGCCCTGTCTCCAGGAGGACAAGATGACATCCGCAATGTTTGCCGAAATTCCTGAACTAACAAGGGATTCCCTGATATCTTGCATGCTAGTAATACCAGTTGAGAGCTGAGGGGATGGGCCTGGTGGAATGAGGGGTGCATCAAGTTCAATCTGATTGCATTGAAGTGACGAGGAAGATCCACCAACATGCTTAATAGAAAAGCAAAGTAAATTTGAGTAGGCCATACAGGAGCGATTAGAATCCCAGTGGCACCATTGCTACtaattttttgcaaacatttgctCACCAAACAAAACGGGGGAAAAGCATAAAACGAGTGTGGGCCCCAGTCGATCGTAAACGCATCAATAAACGTGGCAAAGGGGTCGGGTTTCCACGAAACACAAGTCTCAAGTTTGTGGTTAAGGCGAGACGCAAACAAATCCATACTGGGAATAAAACAGAAATCTTCCAGGATTCGGGTGAATGCCCTATCAGTTAAACTCCATTCCAAATTAGGATTTAGATTTCTCGATAATGAATCAGCTGCAGTGTTTTCCGCCCCCGGGGTGTGAACAGCAGAGAGCCAAACTTGTCTCGTTATGGCCCAGTCCCAAATCTCAGTAGCTAGAATATCACATCCTTCAGACTTGGAGCCCCCCATGGCATTAATATACGTAACAGCTGTTACATTGTCACTTAAATTACGAATATGACAGTCACGGTGGACACGGCACAAAGATTGGAGGCCGCATTGAATGGCAAACAATTCCAAGTAATTAATTGGACGACATTTCTCCCCACTGGACCAAACCCCTTGCGCGCTCATTCTCTCGCATTTGGCACCCCACCCTGTAAGGGAGGCGTCTGTATGAACAATACACTCAGGTTCTCCTATGTGGATGTTTCTAAAGGCTGTATCCAAATTCGTAACCCACCATTGTAGGGCTCGTAAACTGGCGTTAGACAAAACCATTGGGGCTTCATAATCACCCCCACACTGTTTCAAGGCTTCCGTTTTGTCCTGTTCAAGATGTCGATAATGTAATGGTCCATATTGAACTCCTGGGAAAGTAGACGTTAATTTTCCAATCAAGGATGCAACGTCAcggattttgtgttttttattaACGGTCAGAAAACCTTTGCATAACTTGACATACTTAGAAATCTTCGCGTCCGTTAATTTCACTGTCATGGTGACGGAGGATAACACAAAACCCAAGTATTCAATAGACTGGGATGGAACAATGACGGATTTCTTAGGGTGAATGTGGAAACCCAACGAAATGAATAGCTGCACAGCAGTGAGAATATTGGTCATACATTCTTGAACGGTCTCTCCCAGGTATAATGAATCATCAATGTAACCAGTACAAGATATCCCACATTGAGCTCGTAAGTGGCCGAACACGGGCTTTAAAAGCTTAGTGAAAAGACGTGGGGACGATGTCAGGCCCATAGGGAGACATTGGAATTGGTACAAAACCCCTCTCCATAGAAACTTTAGATAACGCTGTTGTTCTAGGGCTATAGGGATCGAGTAGTAGGCGTCTTTCAAATCTAAAGACGCCATATAACACCCCGGGCGAACGAGCTGGATAGCCTTCTCTAAAGTATCGAGTTTGAAGTGCTGATATACCACACTGTCATTAAGTGACTTCAGATTAAAGATCACACGATGTGAACCATCGGGCTTTGGACGCAAAAATATTGGGGAAATATTTTGTTCTTCTTGGAAAATAGAGCGAGAGATTATTCCTTTCTGCAAAAATTCTTGAATTTGTATATCAATGATATGGCGCTCCTTCTCCAAAAACCTATTCTCCAACTTTGCCACCCGCTGACGCTGGCGGGGAGTTTCCCAAAAATCTATATGACAATGGCAAACAATATCCATGATTTTAGGGTCAGAAGTCAAAACTCGCCATGCGTGAGAGAACAATTTCAATTGCCCCCCTTGAAAAGGGGTTTGGTTAAAGATAGCGGTCGTTACCTGTTCTTTTATCTTGTCCGTCTCTGAGGTGGGCCGCCCCGGCCTGAGCCTAAAAAAGGCCCTTTCCTTGCCCCTGGAGTATAATTGGAGCCACGACCACGCCCAAGGTAATTCTGCCGGTATCCCCGACCACGTGCTCCCGAGCTTGATCCATACGGATGGTAACGTGGTTTTGTAGATGGACCTTGAACTTTATGCCCAATCTTATTGGCTTTGGTTAAATCATCTACTTGTTTATTTAAATCATCTCCAAACAAGTAGGAAGTTATGGGTGTAGAAGGGTTGCACAAGGACTGATATGGCTTATTCAGATGAGGTCTCAGTAGATCTCGTCGAGCTAAATTTACCTGTCTGTTTGCAGAAAGGCCCAACACCAAAGCGTGAGTCAAAGTAGTAAGGCTTTTTCCATCATTATGATTTTGGGCCAAGTCATTGCAGACTGTAATCATTGCATACAAGGCTGACATCAAGAAACCTTGCCCTTTTTGCAAACTCGTGTCAAGATTTTTGGGTTCTTGCTTCAATTGATTCCATAACAGATTATTAATTTTGGGAGCCTCAAGAAAGGGGCAATTTCTTAGTTTCAGATATTTCTGATTGATCGTAGAAATTTGATCTTTGGACAGCCCTTCTTTTAATAAACCGTTTGTCAATTCAGCCAATTTTTCAGAAATGGGAGGACCGGTAGCTTTTTCAGGATTAAATTCCGCTACCAAATTTTCAAGGCATAATTTTTCCGTCGATTGACCACTCTTAGATGCTGTTTCTTCAGGCGTGGCTTGCAAATCACTTTGCTCTTTGTTAAGCGTACTGTTAGGCCTAATAACATTTTGCATCAAGGAATTTACATCTAAACCAAAGTCAAAAGGCGTGTCGTCGTAATTAGCTTCATTGTTGTCCATGCCTTCCGCCCATTCATTAAATTTGAAATCAATGGCTTCATGTACTGAGTTCAGAATATCTTCTCTGACATCTGCCAAAGCAGAAGCAAGCATTTCTTTCATGTCCTCTTGAAAATCAGGGCCCTTTCCTTTATCGGGCGTGGCATTTGGGTCGTTAGCATCAGACATGTCTACAAGAAAACGATGTCTTGAATGAATAAGCCGTATTACAACGAATAAGCGGCTAATAATTATCATATGAACAGGATGTTCACCATATTTAATCGCTCACAAACAACCACCAACTGGTTAAAGGTTGTTTAAAATTAGTTTGAATTGGCGAGACACGTCTCAACCTTAGAATTACAGTGTTAAACGTGAGCTATATAGCGACTACCACCGCGGGTACAATCGCTGTTCCACAGCAAAGCTCGtggaaaaatatgtttaaagtcTAATAACAGGACACGTCCATGTTAGTTGACTGATAAACTAGAAGAGAAAAGGAAGGAAATAATATTGAAACCGAATCTTCCTTGCTTTATAAATCTTGTTGAGGTTGTCCAGAAAAAACACGTCCGAACTGATCCACGGCAACACATGCACTGATTCGCGGCGGTGCGTGCGCATCTCATGTTAACCCGTATGTACGTAATGATTTGATAGAACAATCCACATGTTTAATTTCAAGTCACGTCAGCCTCAATTTGCTTCAGTACTCTCATTTTGTCCTCTTTCGAGAGAGATCAGAATTGTTTGCTGTTTGGTCAGAGTCATCCACGGATCAGAATTGTTTGCTGTTTGGTCAGAAGTCATCCACGGATCTGGAAGTGTTTTCGCGGAATGGTTTGTTTTCAAGAGCTTTTGCCTTTTTAGTGTAAGGCAACAATTCCTAAAATGTGCCTGACAATTTTAACGAAGGTCATTGTGCCTGGGCAGACTCGTGACGACTTGATCAAAATAACTCCATCCCTggtgggactcgaacccacaacctttgaattagaagtcCAACACGCTAGTCCATTGCGCCACAGGGGCATCTGAGATGACTCTTTCGATACCCGGATTAGATTCTGAGCTGTTTGATGAGAGAGATATACCCCCTTTTAGTgttaaatactttaaaaacatgcTTTGCTGTTCACCTTTCGCCTCCTCTTAAAGCAAAGCAACAATCCGCCTGAAATccgaaaatgaagaaagaaagttgtAATTCTGCATAGAAAGGTTAGGATTGGTTGAGTGTTGATCTTGCTACTCTGCTAGTTTATCTTGTAAGTGGTAGGTTGCTTTGTTCTGTCTGGTCAGCCCTGATGTTGCTGGAAGGAAGACTGTTATTGGTAGGGTTCGTCCCGTTGGAGCTCAGAGGCATTGAAACACTGTCGCGGTTTGGATGTTCTGTTCATTTTATCAATAAGCCGTTTGTAAGGTGCCATGAGTCAATGGCAACGGGTCAGCGGAGTTTCTTCAAAGTTAGTATACCAGCAAAGCGACATCAAGGCTGACAAGAGAAtccaatgacatcattttctactGCCCAATCAGGTCAACTATTAGAATACTAATAAGATTTGCTAGCACAACAAAAATCACTTGATTCTGAAGATGCTTTGTGATCTGCTTGACGAAACTTCAGTCGATGCCACCAAAAACAGCCCTCGGTGTCAAGACCTCTATCGTGCGCACGATCTTTGTTCGTGGACGGGTTTGAGAGTCTTATCCTATGTTTCTACCCGTTGTTTTTAAGGGAAACCAAGCGACGCCTCTAGTCGACTCCGTGGCGCAATGGTAGCGCGTCTGACTCCAGATCAGAAGGCTGCGTGTTCAAGTCACGTCGGGGTCAAGttctttccttttacttttgttttcaggaTAATGAAGTATTTGATTTTCAAGGAATCATATATGCCGCGTATGCAACAAAACAATCCACATGTTTAATTTCAAGTCAAGTCAGCCTCAATTTGCTTCAGTACTCTCATTTTGTCCTCTTTCGAGAGAGATCAGAATTGTTTGCTGTTTGGTCAGAGTCATCCACGGATCAGAATTGTTTGCTGTTTGGTCAGAAGTCATCCACGGACCTGGAAGTGTTTTCGCGGAATGGTTTGTTTTCAAGAGCTTTTGCCTTTTTAGTGTAAGGCAACAATTCCTAAAATGTGCCTGACAATTTTAACGAAGGTCATTGTGCCTGGGCAGACTCCTGACGACTTGATCAAAACAACTCCACCCCTggtgggactcgaacccacaacctttgaattagaagtcCAACACGCTAGTCCATTGCGCCACAGGGGCATCTGAGATGACTATTTCGATACCCGGATTAGATTCTGAGCTGTTTGATGAGAGAGATATACCCCCTTTTAGTGTTAAATGCTTTGAAAACATGCTTTGCTGTTCACCTTTCGCCTCTTcttaaaacaaagcaacaatCCGACTGCGTGAGCCAATTGCCGCTGAatgagaaaatgaagaaagaaagttgtAATTCTGCATAGAAAGGTTAGGATTGGTTGAGTGTTGATCTTGCTACTCTGCTAGTTTATCTTGTAAGTGGTAGGTTGCTTTGTTCTGTCTGGTCAGCCCTGATGTTGCTGGAAGGAAGACTGTTATTGGTAGGGTTCGTCCCGTTGGAGCTCAGAGGCATTGAAACACTGTCGCGGTTTGGATGTTCTGTTCATTTTATCAATAAGCCGTTTGTAAGGTGCCAGTAGTCAATGGCAACGGGTCAGCGGAGTTTCTTCAAAGTTAGTATACCACCAAAGCGACATCAAGGCTGACAAGAGAAtccaatgacatcatttttctACTGCCCAATCAGGTCAACTATTAGAATACTAATACGATTTGCTAGCacaacacaaatcacttgactctgaagatgctTTGTGATCTGCTTGACGAAACTTCGGTCGATGCCACCAAAAACAGCCGTCGGTGTCAAGACCTCTATCGTGCGCACGATCTTTGTTCGTGGACCGGTTTGAGAGTCTTATCCTATGTTTCTACCTGTTGTTTTCAAGGGAAACCAAACGACGCCTCTAGTCGACTCCGTGGCGCAATGGTAGCGCGTCTGACTCCAGATCAGAAGGCTGCGTGTTCAAGTCACGTCGGGGTCAAGttctttccttttacttttgttttcaggaTAATGAAGTATTTTGATTTTCAAGGAATCATATATGCCGCGTATGGAACAAAACAATCCACATGTTTAATTTCAAGTCACGTCAGCCTCAATTTGCTTCAGTACTCTCATTTTGTCCTCTTTCGAGAGAGATCAGAATTGTTTGCTGTTTGGTCAGAGTCATCCACGGATCAGAATTGTTTGCTGTTTGGTCAGAGTCATGCACGGATCTGGAAGTGTTTTCGCGGAATGGTTTGTTTTCAAGAGCTTTTGCCTTTTTAGTGTAAGGCAACAATTCCTAAAATGTGCCTGACAATTTTAACGAAGGTCATTGTGCCTTGGCAGACTCGTGACGACTTGATCAAAATAACTCCACCCCTGGCTGGactcgaacccacaacctttgaattagaagtcCAACACGCTAGTCCATTGCGCCACAGGGGCATCTGAGATGACTCTTTCGATACCCGGATTAGATTCTGAGCTGTTTGATGAGAGAGATTTACCCCATTTTAGTGTTAAATGCTTTGAAAACATGCTTTGCTGTTCACCTTTCGCCTCTTcttaaaacaaagcaacaatCCGACTGCGTGAGCCAATTGCCGCTGAatgagaaaatgaagaaagaaagttgtAATTCTGCATAGAAAGGTTAGGATTGGTTGAGTGTTGATCTTGCTACTCTGCTAGTTTATCTTGTAAGTGGTAGGTTGCTTTGTTCTGTCTGCTCAGCCCTGATGTTTCTGGAAGGAAGACTGTT is a window of Montipora foliosa isolate CH-2021 chromosome 5, ASM3666993v2, whole genome shotgun sequence DNA encoding:
- the LOC138002633 gene encoding uncharacterized protein codes for the protein MDIVCHCHIDFWETPRQRQRVAKLENRFLEKERHIIDIQIQEFLQKGIISRSIFQEEQNISPIFLRPKPDGSHRVIFNLKSLNDSVVYQHFKLDTLEKAIQLVRPGCYMASLDLKDAYYSIPIALEQQRYLKFLWRGVLYQFQCLPMGLTSSPRLFTKLLKPVFGHLRAQCGISCTGYIDDSLYLGETVQECMTNILTAVQLFISLGFHIHPKKSVIVPSQSIEYLGFVLSSVTMTVKLTDAKISKYVKLCKGFLTVNKKHKIRDVASLIGKLTSTFPGVQYGPLHYRHLEQDKTEALKQCGGDYEAPMVLSNASLRALQWWVTNLDTAFRNIHIGEPECIVHTDASLTGWGAKCERMSAQGVWSSGEKCRPINYLELFAIQCGLQSLCRVHRDCHIRNLSDNVTAVTYINAMGGSKSEGCDILATEIWDWAITRQVWLSAVHTPGAENTAADSLSRNLNPNLEWSLTDRAFTRILEDFCFIPSMDLFASRLNHKLETCVSWKPDPFATFIDAFTIDWGPHSFYAFPPFCLHVGGSSSSLQCNQIELDAPLIPPGPSPQLSTGITSMQDIRESLVSSGISANIADVILSSWRQGTIKQYNVFLKKWTEFCLSRQTNSLSSSVPLVLEFLHHLYTQGYSYSSLNTARSALSALCLSSQAHSESDAIGKHPLVCRYIKGVFQEKPPTPKFSEIWPVDQVLQALEQANPLKELHLKDLTLKLTMLVALPHDKVCSSTIGRWLKTSLAQTGIDIHVYQAHSTRSASTSKAAGSLPVDAVMKLAGWSQESTFRKCYDKTVSASYDMNKAVLEQ